Proteins found in one Plasmodium chabaudi chabaudi strain AS genome assembly, chromosome: 5 genomic segment:
- a CDS encoding AP-4 complex subunit sigma, putative, translated as MIEFILMVNKQGQTRLSQYYNNLSIEEKTILEGELIRKCLSRVDYQCSFLQFREYKIIYRRYASLYLIVGVTNQDVNEFAILEMIHNIIEILDKYYENVCELDIMFNIDKTHFIIDEIICNGEICDMNKNNVLRPIILMDKYSLKI; from the exons atgatagaATTCATTTTGATGGTTAACAAACAAGGACAAACCCGACTTAGCCAatattataacaatttaagtatcgaagaaaaaacaatacTCGAAGGCGAATTAATCAGAAAATGCTTATCCAGAGTAGACTATCAATGCTCTTTTTTGCAATTTAGAGAGTACAAGATTATATACAGAAG ATATGCCAGCCTATACCTAATCGTAGGTGTCACGAACCAAGACGTTAACGAGTTTGCTATCCTCGAAATGattcataatataattgaaattttagataaatattatgaaaatgtttGCGAACTTGATATTATGTTTAACATCGATAAAactcattttattatagatGAAATTATATGTAATGGTGAAATATGTGACATGAATAAGAATAATGTTTTAAGACCAATCATATTGATGGATAAATActcattaaaaatatga
- a CDS encoding BSD-domain protein, putative — protein sequence MGNKQGKRKKYELCEIQYEKEFELKPPWQELIIWALEDLNASLNIAIIKNIIEEIKDITASAESFFNITEGHCIGGFMFDNKYVTWASFLLTEIKSLKKVRYYIVPKLISEDEFWLKYFSTIKMIIVKHAFESKKQ from the exons atggGGAATAAACAGggtaaaagaaaaaaatacgaGCTATGTGAAATTCAGTACGAAAAAg AATTTGAATTAAAGCCTCCATGGCAAGAACTTATTATATGGGCACTTGAAGATTTAAATGCAAGCTTAAATATAGctataattaaaaacataattgaagaaataaaagatataacAGCAAGTGCggaatcattttttaacataacTGAAGGACATTGTATTGGAGGTTTTATGtttgataataaatatgttacatgggcatcatttttattaacagaAATAAAAAGCTTAAAAAAGGTGAGATATTATATTGTACCTAAATTAATTAGCGAAGATGAATTTTggttgaaatatttttcaactataaaaatgataatagtCAAGCATGCGTTTGAAAGTAAGAAGCAGTGA
- a CDS encoding methyltransferase, putative, giving the protein MYYVKKYEHKILGDTLRFLGFTINWGIHENGYWLTNFNYSFDYVLSNLIIKYFKGKNIKTVLDVGCGHGHYVNELNFHKIWAAGIDGNHKLVSSLNNERIHSLDATDEKFVHKLINKINNSMKAENEKVNKPLVNTKVMSIPSKILTFDYVLCLNVGEYIPQNKEKRFLENLDRANRKGIIISWDIPGTFNIGTINEKSGKELVEIFINDYNYKYDEKNSKLFRENCNNNSFKKCLYIFEKKNISPPSLYT; this is encoded by the exons atgtactatgtcaaaaaatatgaacataaGATATTAGGAGATACACTTCGATTTTTAGGTTTTACAATTAATTGGGGAATTCATGAAAATGGTTATTGGTTAACAAACTTTAACTATTCATTTGATTATGTATTATCAAATTtgatcataaaatatttcaagggaaaaa aTATAAAAACAGTTTTAGATGTTGGGTGTGGGCATGGGCATTATGTGAACGAGTtgaattttcataaaatatgggCTGCTGGAATCGATGGGAATCATAAGCTTGTGAGTTCGTTGAATAATG AGAGGATACACAGCCTTGATGCGACGGATGAGAAGTTCGTCCACAAacttataaacaaaataaacaattcAATGAAAgcagaaaatgaaaaagtaaataaacCATTAGTAAATACTAAAGTTATGAGCATCCCCTCCAAGATATTAACATTTGATTATGTGTTATGTTTAAATGTTGGAGAATACATTCCACAA AACAAAGAAAAGAGATTTCTTGAAAACCTTGATCGAGCAAATAGGAAAggaataataatttcatGGGATATACCAGGGACATTTAATATAGGAACGATTAATGAAAAGAGTGGAAAGGAGCTAGTagaaatattcataaatgattataattataagtaTGATGAAAAGAATAGTAAATTATTTAGAGAAAactgtaataataattcttttaaaaagtgtttatacatttttgaaaaaaaaaatatatcccCTCCGTCTttgtatacataa
- a CDS encoding apical asparagine-rich protein AARP, putative, with amino-acid sequence MKKMMSKKIINLFILCIFYYSIDQISSREREKKVNLLNKIDHKHGNLKTINPHNNIKENEKDNYNYDKKESFILLNQKFKEDQSNDDEEDDEEEDDHDQEHDQEHDQEHDQNNNNENNNTNNDANNVANNDANNEQAKQPGIVQSLKEALPPPPPIVQPPPPPMTPSSIAGHVVSNVFQAGLKLIGIP; translated from the coding sequence atgaaaaaaatgatgtcGAAAAAGATTATTAATCTATTTATactttgtatattttattattccatTGATCAAATTAGTTCAAGAGAAAGAGAAAAGAAagttaatttattaaataaaatagatcATAAACATGGGAATTTAAAAACCATAAATCCACACAATAACATAaaggaaaatgaaaaagataatTACAATTATGATAAGAAAGAatctttcattttgttaaatCAAAAATTCAAAGAAGATCAATCAAATGATGATGAGGAAGATGATGAAGAAGAGGACGACCATGATCAAGAACATGATCAGGAACATGATCAGGAGCACGAtcagaataataataatgaaaataataatacaaataatgatgCTAATAATGTTGCTAATAATGATGCTAATAATGAACAAGCTAAACAACCCGGAATAGTTCAAAGCCTCAAAGAAGCCTTGCCTCCCCCACCTCCAATAGTTCAACCTCCACCTCCACCTATGACACCATCAAGTATTGCAGGACATGTTGTATCAAATGTTTTCCAGGCTggattaaaattaataggTATTCCATAA
- a CDS encoding eukaryotic initiation factor 4A-III, putative, whose translation MDKEETYKSSEKLEICTSFESIGIDEGLLRGIYAYGFERPSAIQQRGIKPILSGRDVILQSQSGTGKTCVFAVGALNCVNRNLNETQVIILSPTRELAEQTQKVCLALADYIHVTVYCCIGGKKLSEDIKALNNGVHIISGTPGRIYHMLNLRHLKCKYIKQLVIDEADEMLNKGFKEQVYDIYRFLSPNTQIVLSSATLPQEVLEITNKFMHNPVKILVKRDELTLEGIKQFFVSIEKEQWKYETLADLYESLTITQAVVFCNTKLKVDWLAKKMQESNFTVCKMHAGMSQSERDDIMLKFRQCKYRVLISTDIWGRGLDVHEVSLVVNYDLPNSRESYIHRIGRSGRFGRKGVAINFVKNDDIKILRDIEQFYSTQIDEMPMNITELL comes from the coding sequence ATGGATAAAGAAGAAACATATAAATCTTCTGAAAAGTTGGAAATATGTACAAGCTTCGAAAGTATAGGAATTGATGAAGGATTGTTAAGAGGAATATATGCTTATGGATTTGAAAGACCATCAGCAATACAACAAAGAGGTATTAAACCGATATTAAGTGGTCGAGATGTTATATTACAAAGTCAAAGTGGTACAGGAAAAACATGTGTGTTTGCTGTTGGTGCTTTAAATTGTGTTAATagaaatttaaatgaaactcaagtaattattttatctcCAACTCGTGAACTAGCAGAACAAACACAAAAAGTATGTTTAGCATTAGCTgattatatacatgtaaCTGTATATTGTTGTATTGGAGGTAAAAAATTGAGTGAAGATATAAAGGCATTAAATAATGgtgttcatattattagtGGGACACCAGGAAGAATATATCATATGTTAAATCTAAGACatttaaaatgtaaatatataaaacagcTAGTTATTGATGAAGCGGATGAAATGTTAAATAAAGGATTTAAAGAACAAGTGTATGATATTTATCGATTTTTATCACCTAATACTCAAATAGTTTTATCTTCAGCTACTTTACCACAAGAAGTGTTAgaaataacaaataaatttatgcaCAATCCAGTTAAAATTTTAGTAAAAAGAGATGAATTAACTTTAGAAGgtataaaacaattttttgtatcCATAGAAAAAGAGCAATGGAAATATGAAACATTAGCTGACTTATATGAAAGCTTAACTATTACACAAGCAGTAGTTTTTTGTAATACTAAATTAAAAGTAGATTGGCTAgctaaaaaaatgcaagaATCAAATTTCACTGTGTGCAAAATGCATGCAGGAATGAGCCAAAGTGAAAGAGATGATATTATGTTAAAATTTAGACAATGCAAATATAGAGTTTTAATATCAACTGATATATGGGGTAGAGGATTGGATGTACATGAAGTCTCATTAGTTGTTAATTATGATTTACCAAACTCTCGAGAAAGTTATATTCATAGAATTGGAAGAAGTGGTCGATTTGGAAGAAAAGGTGTTGcaattaattttgtaaaaaatgatgatataaaaattttgagaGATATAGAACAGTTTTATTCTACACAAATTGATGAAATGCCAATGAATATTACCGAgttattgtaa
- a CDS encoding serpentine receptor, putative, whose translation MNKLCQRKKLLVFLFFLLYISNLGNQNLLQYEDSHIIEHNERGKYSYSIFSPLVEYIKGSNKIEERKSFSFFVSSKVIYGLYHNKNYSKFSDFCFIKKNNEKKGSVMLSNSYSPTTKLLVLDKTDNEIYNYTQNKNGKKCEDLEKEALYVYRFSDTPQENINNNYVFYNKDIDHQLENKSLNFIILHCDTKFKNAFKIEFVNNDNFLRNHFSCEEQGLIEIYMLLFVISTVLSLVYVRKRSMLNNANGALKESVHFGVLFFYFSNIFYLIHIYSYAFNGTGFSILKVLSQIYESIFDCITLTIIFYIVNTINNKKRRKEDTIKTGFIYSILKFFYILFEMQNHQSLNVYSSLHSVVALPFVSHRVIISVLIYNNCKKLLKEKTSASDKTRLLLDASMYIAWILSIPFIYFFLWNASMHFTHLFIHFSNLCILICLVYNISEKKYNSLESNHPYIDME comes from the exons atgaacaagCTATGTCAAAGGAAAAAGCTGCTTgtctttttgttttttttattgtacaTATCAAATTTGGGTaatcaaaatttattacaatACGAAGATTCACATATAATTGAGCACAATGAGAGGGGCAAATATAGCTACTCGATATTTTCTCCGCTCGTTGAATATATTAAGGGgagtaataaaatagaggaaagaaaatcattttctttttttgtatcaTCAAAAGTAATATATGGATTATATCATAATAAGAATTATAGTAAATTTTCTGacttttgttttattaaaaagaataatgaaaaaaaaggatcTGTTATGCTTTCAAATTCGTATTCCCCTACTACTAAGCTTTTAGTTTTAGATAAAACAGATAatgaaatttataattatacacAAAATAAGAATGGAAAGAAATGTGAAGATTTAGAAAAAGAAGCATTGTATGTATATCGATTTAGTGATACACCacaagaaaatataaataataattatgttttttataataaagatatagaTCATCagttagaaaataaatcgttaaattttataatacttCATTGTGATACTAAATTTAAGAATGCTTTTAAAATCgaatttgtaaataatgACAATTTTTTGAGAAACCATTTTTCATGTGAAGAACAAG GCCTCATCGAGATATACATGCTGTTGTTTGTAATATCGACCGTTTTGTCGTTGGTATATGTTCGAAAGAGAAGTATGTTGAATAATGCGAATGGGGCATTAAAAGAATCGGTTCATTTTGgagttttgtttttttatttttcaaatattttctatttaattcatatatattcatacgCATTTAATGGGACAGGGTTTAGTATACTAAAAGTTTTAAGCCAAATATATGAATCAATTTTTGATTGTATAACATtaacaataattttttatatagtaaatactattaataataaaaagagaaGGAAAGAGGATACTATAAAAACaggatttatatattccatactaaaatttttttatattctattTGAGATGCAGAATCACCAAAGTCTGAATGTATATTCAAGTTTGCATTCCG TTGTAGCGCTTCCTTTTGTTAGCCACAGAGTGATTATTTCTG tgttaatatataacaattgtaaaaaattgttgaaGGAGAAAACAAGTGCAAGTGATAAAACCAGGCTCCTTTTGGATGCGTCTAT GTATATCGCATGGATTCTCTCTATTccgtttatttatttttttttgtggaATGCTTCAAT GCACTTTACCCATTTGTTCATTCATTTCTCCAACCTATgcatattaatat GTTTGGTATACAACATTTCAGAGAAGAAGTATAACAGTTTGGAGTCCAATCACCCATACATAGATATGGaataa